One window of the Pseudofrankia sp. DC12 genome contains the following:
- a CDS encoding amidohydrolase family protein, with protein MSGTRLAPDDRYVVISADCHGGGSILGYRPYLEKRFLDDFDAWARDYVNPYSDLEGDLGPRNWDSSRRLADLEADGIVAEVIYPNTVPPFYPNSSLVEQPPAPNSGDLDRRWAGLRAHNRWMADFCAAAPGRRAGIAQIMLHDVAAAVAEVRWAKENGLTGGVLLPGAPPGSGVPALYDPEYYEPLWAVCAELDLPVNHHAGSAAPPAGERAEDKVILLLEVTWWAHRAFSHLLVGGVLERHPGLRLILAEQGTAWIPAELARLDYFFDRMGTDRSGSQEAVWGQELVGRMSCTPSEYFARQVSIGASFIRGHEMPAASQVGFGKIMWGSDYPHREGSHPFSREALRAAFAGVDPVDVERMLATNAAAAYGFDLDALRPVADRCGPTVAEIAEPLKPASLPAEAEQCPALIGYGTPAN; from the coding sequence ATGAGTGGGACGCGGCTCGCGCCCGACGACCGGTACGTCGTCATCTCCGCCGACTGCCACGGGGGCGGCAGCATTCTCGGCTACCGCCCGTACCTGGAGAAGCGCTTCCTCGACGACTTCGACGCCTGGGCCCGCGACTACGTCAACCCGTACTCGGACCTCGAAGGCGACCTCGGCCCGCGAAACTGGGACTCGTCCCGGCGGCTGGCCGACCTGGAGGCCGACGGCATCGTCGCCGAGGTGATCTACCCCAACACGGTGCCGCCGTTCTACCCGAACAGCTCCCTGGTCGAGCAGCCGCCGGCGCCGAACTCCGGCGACCTGGACCGGCGCTGGGCCGGCCTGCGCGCCCACAACCGGTGGATGGCCGACTTCTGCGCCGCCGCCCCGGGCCGGCGCGCCGGGATCGCGCAGATCATGCTGCACGACGTGGCCGCGGCCGTCGCCGAGGTGCGGTGGGCCAAGGAGAACGGGCTGACCGGCGGGGTGCTGCTGCCGGGGGCGCCGCCCGGGTCGGGGGTGCCGGCGCTCTACGACCCCGAGTACTACGAGCCGCTGTGGGCGGTCTGCGCCGAGCTGGACCTGCCGGTCAACCACCACGCCGGATCGGCCGCGCCGCCGGCCGGCGAACGCGCCGAGGACAAGGTGATTCTCCTGCTGGAGGTCACCTGGTGGGCGCACCGGGCCTTCTCACACCTGCTGGTCGGCGGGGTGCTCGAGCGCCACCCCGGGCTGCGGCTGATCCTGGCCGAGCAGGGCACCGCGTGGATCCCGGCCGAGCTGGCCCGGCTCGACTACTTCTTCGACCGGATGGGCACCGACCGGTCCGGCTCGCAGGAGGCCGTCTGGGGCCAGGAGCTCGTCGGCCGGATGTCGTGCACGCCGAGTGAGTACTTCGCCCGGCAGGTGTCGATCGGCGCGAGCTTCATCCGGGGCCACGAGATGCCGGCCGCGAGCCAGGTCGGCTTCGGCAAGATCATGTGGGGCAGCGACTACCCACACCGGGAGGGCAGCCACCCGTTCTCGCGGGAGGCGCTGCGGGCCGCGTTCGCCGGCGTCGACCCGGTCGACGTCGAGCGGATGCTCGCGACGAACGCCGCCGCCGCGTACGGCTTCGACCTCGACGCGCTGCGGCCGGTCGCCGACCGGTGCGGCCCGACCGTCGCCGAGATCGCCGAGCCGCTGAAACCCGCGTCCCTGCCGGCCGAGGCCGAGCAGTGTCCGGCCCTGATCGGCTACGGCACCCCCGCCAACTGA
- a CDS encoding acetoacetate decarboxylase family protein, translated as MATRIRYGARTPEQLRNREVEATSVGTWATSLVAIYETDPALVAAVLPPPLVASVPEHVRVTIARVDIRDLPPFGAGTFAVGAGHDGITGDYALTMPMSTEQSVIGGRETFGEPKKIAGVRLDLDGELAVGTRLTGSFARLGVTYVEIDGRLVEALPLPADRVRTSFYLKFQPAPDGKGFDDDPGLVHVQRREKTRALFRVDGEVILRESRFDPVADLPVRRLVGIEIAERSSVQTGAIVRRLPQEDVIPFAHQRYDNLSPVGEE; from the coding sequence GTGGCCACCCGCATCCGATATGGCGCCCGCACCCCCGAGCAGCTGCGCAACCGCGAGGTCGAGGCGACCTCCGTCGGCACCTGGGCGACCTCGCTGGTCGCGATCTACGAGACCGACCCCGCGCTCGTCGCGGCCGTCTTACCCCCTCCGCTGGTGGCGTCCGTGCCGGAGCACGTCCGGGTCACGATCGCGCGGGTCGACATCCGCGACCTGCCGCCGTTCGGCGCCGGCACGTTCGCCGTCGGCGCCGGCCACGACGGGATCACCGGCGACTACGCGCTGACGATGCCGATGTCCACCGAACAGTCCGTCATCGGCGGCCGGGAGACGTTCGGCGAACCCAAGAAGATCGCCGGCGTCCGCCTGGACCTTGACGGCGAGCTCGCCGTCGGCACGCGGCTGACCGGCTCGTTCGCCCGGCTCGGCGTCACCTATGTCGAGATCGACGGGAGGCTCGTCGAGGCGCTGCCGCTGCCCGCCGACCGGGTGCGCACCAGCTTCTATCTGAAGTTCCAGCCCGCCCCGGACGGCAAGGGCTTCGACGACGACCCCGGCCTGGTGCACGTCCAGCGCCGGGAGAAGACCCGCGCGCTGTTCAGGGTCGACGGCGAGGTCATCCTGCGAGAGTCCCGGTTCGACCCGGTCGCGGACCTGCCGGTCCGTCGCCTCGTCGGGATCGAGATCGCCGAGCGGTCCAGCGTCCAGACCGGCGCGATCGTGCGCCGCCTGCCACAGGAGGACGTCATCCCGTTCGCGCACCAGCGTTACGACAACCTGTCCCCCGTCGGCGAGGAGTAG
- a CDS encoding PIG-L family deacetylase — MATVVAFHAHPDDEALWTGGTLALLATAGHRVVIVVATDGDMGDGPAAGARLAELSASAAALGVAQVEYLGYADSGHGALLYPDPVGRRRFARADLDEAAGRLAAVLRAEAADVLVSYDARGGYGHRDHVRVHEVGARAAELAGGVRVLEATLPRETVDRGVRLARLLASLRPSRPHGPASGQQPGDRPAGDLDRAYSPNPPMFTPRREIAYRVDVGRFARRKRAALAAHGSQLRGRSAPARLRRLAVRLPVALFALLGGHEYFNDPLAGPGAAFLDVFPPVDGASPPR, encoded by the coding sequence ATGGCGACGGTGGTCGCGTTCCACGCGCACCCGGACGACGAGGCGCTGTGGACCGGGGGAACGCTGGCCCTGCTGGCCACGGCGGGCCACCGGGTCGTCATCGTGGTCGCGACGGACGGGGACATGGGCGATGGGCCGGCGGCCGGGGCTCGGCTCGCCGAGCTTTCCGCGAGCGCCGCGGCGCTGGGGGTCGCCCAGGTCGAGTATCTCGGCTACGCCGACAGTGGGCACGGGGCTTTGCTCTACCCGGACCCGGTCGGCCGGCGGCGGTTCGCCCGGGCCGATCTCGACGAGGCGGCCGGGAGGCTGGCCGCCGTGCTGCGGGCCGAGGCGGCTGACGTGCTGGTCAGCTATGACGCCCGCGGCGGCTACGGCCACCGTGACCATGTCCGCGTCCACGAGGTCGGCGCCCGCGCGGCCGAACTCGCTGGTGGCGTGCGGGTGCTGGAGGCGACCCTCCCCCGCGAGACCGTGGACCGGGGCGTCCGCCTCGCCCGGCTTCTCGCGTCCCTGCGGCCGAGTCGTCCGCACGGCCCCGCGTCGGGTCAGCAGCCGGGCGATCGGCCGGCCGGCGACCTGGACCGGGCCTACTCGCCGAACCCGCCGATGTTCACGCCCCGCCGGGAGATCGCGTACCGGGTCGACGTCGGCCGGTTCGCCCGGCGGAAGCGGGCGGCGCTCGCCGCCCACGGCTCCCAGCTGCGCGGCCGTTCCGCGCCCGCCAGGCTGCGCCGCCTGGCCGTCCGCCTGCCTGTGGCACTGTTCGCGCTGCTCGGTGGCCACGAGTACTTCAACGACCCGCTCGCCGGGCCTGGCGCGGCGTTCCTCGACGTCTTCCCGCCGGTCGACGGGGCCTCGCCGCCCCGGTGA
- a CDS encoding DUF2277 domain-containing protein encodes MCRNITELRGLEPPATDEEIAAAALQFVRKVSGLRQPPPGAAEAFETAAAEVAASVHRLLEALPARRQPPATVPPLRRPEVRARLGR; translated from the coding sequence ATGTGCAGGAACATCACTGAGCTACGAGGGCTGGAACCGCCGGCGACCGACGAGGAGATCGCCGCGGCCGCGCTGCAGTTCGTCCGCAAGGTCAGCGGGTTGCGGCAGCCTCCGCCTGGGGCCGCCGAGGCCTTCGAGACGGCGGCGGCCGAGGTCGCGGCCTCGGTCCACCGGCTGTTGGAGGCACTGCCGGCCCGCCGTCAGCCGCCGGCCACGGTCCCGCCGCTGCGTCGCCCCGAGGTCCGCGCCCGCCTCGGACGCTGA
- a CDS encoding DMT family transporter has translation MSRRGWLLFAAMSVIWGIPYLLIKVAVQDVSGPVIVLARTAVGALVLLPVALRDRPGLAQVRRHWKPIVAFACIEIVGPWILLSDAERRLSSSLTGLLIAATPVVAVVLSRFAGGAERVTPARWLGLAVGTGGVTVLAVPGISHVGVWPVAEVLICAVCYTVAPMIAARKLGDVPPLPMTAACVSLAALVYVGPAIATWPHAMPSGRVLGALAGLGLVCTATAFVLFFALIREAGSARSVVITYVNPAVAVAAGAVILGEPLTWTIGAGFALILAGSVLATSTSRLPDEATLAPTPALAPTGCRGPRGRLTVLRRPAR, from the coding sequence GTGAGCCGGCGAGGGTGGTTGCTGTTCGCCGCGATGAGTGTGATCTGGGGAATTCCGTATCTTCTGATCAAGGTCGCGGTGCAGGACGTGTCGGGGCCGGTGATCGTGCTGGCGCGCACGGCCGTCGGAGCGTTGGTGCTGCTGCCGGTGGCGCTGCGCGACCGGCCCGGGCTGGCGCAGGTGCGCCGGCACTGGAAGCCGATCGTCGCGTTCGCCTGCATCGAGATCGTCGGGCCGTGGATTCTGCTCTCGGACGCCGAGCGGCGGCTGTCCAGCTCGCTGACGGGCCTGCTGATCGCGGCGACGCCCGTCGTCGCGGTGGTGCTGAGCCGGTTCGCGGGTGGCGCGGAGCGGGTCACCCCGGCGCGCTGGCTGGGCCTCGCGGTCGGGACCGGCGGCGTGACCGTGCTCGCCGTCCCTGGCATCAGCCATGTCGGTGTCTGGCCGGTCGCCGAGGTGCTGATCTGCGCGGTCTGCTACACGGTCGCCCCCATGATCGCCGCCCGGAAGCTCGGCGACGTGCCGCCGCTGCCGATGACCGCCGCCTGCGTGTCGCTCGCGGCGCTGGTCTACGTAGGCCCGGCGATCGCGACCTGGCCGCACGCCATGCCCAGCGGGCGGGTCCTCGGCGCGCTGGCCGGTCTCGGGCTGGTGTGCACCGCGACGGCGTTCGTGCTGTTCTTCGCGCTGATCCGCGAGGCCGGCAGCGCCCGCTCGGTCGTGATCACCTACGTGAACCCGGCTGTCGCGGTGGCGGCCGGCGCGGTCATTCTCGGGGAGCCGCTGACCTGGACCATCGGCGCCGGCTTCGCGCTGATCCTCGCCGGCTCTGTCCTGGCCACGAGCACCAGCCGACTGCCCGACGAGGCGACGCTGGCGCCGACGCCAGCACTGGCACCGACTGGCTGTCGCGGGCCGCGCGGCCGGCTCACGGTCCTACGCCGGCCCGCCCGCTGA
- a CDS encoding CGNR zinc finger domain-containing protein, whose protein sequence is MLFAHDTEASLLAAVWLVNSAEHPDTLETVGQLDDFFDEFHYTGRRDDDEVELAAVRALRADLRRLLTSDRDDAAELVNRLLAAAHAVPLLVRHGGFDWHVHAISPDAPFAERIMVETAMAMVDLIRADELSRLAVCAADGCDGLVIDLSRNRSRRFCSTTCGNREAVAAYRARRSTQKVPGGSQ, encoded by the coding sequence ATGCTGTTCGCTCATGACACCGAGGCGTCGCTGCTTGCGGCGGTGTGGCTGGTCAACTCGGCCGAGCATCCGGACACCCTGGAGACGGTCGGACAGCTGGACGACTTCTTCGACGAGTTCCACTACACGGGCCGCCGGGACGACGACGAGGTCGAGCTCGCGGCCGTCCGGGCGCTGCGCGCCGACCTGCGCCGGCTGCTCACCAGTGACCGCGACGACGCCGCCGAACTGGTCAACCGCCTGCTCGCCGCCGCCCACGCCGTCCCGCTGCTCGTCCGCCACGGCGGCTTCGACTGGCACGTCCACGCGATCTCCCCCGACGCGCCGTTCGCCGAACGGATCATGGTCGAGACCGCGATGGCGATGGTCGACCTGATCCGCGCCGACGAGCTGTCCCGGCTGGCCGTCTGCGCCGCCGACGGCTGCGACGGCCTGGTCATCGACCTCTCCCGCAACCGCTCCCGCCGCTTCTGCTCCACCACCTGCGGCAACCGCGAGGCCGTCGCCGCGTACCGCGCCCGCCGCTCGACCCAGAAGGTGCCCGGAGGCAGCCAGTGA
- a CDS encoding DMT family transporter — protein MGSETGTAQGSGGARAARVAGGPAAGTALALVAAGSFGLSGALARGLLDSGWTAGAAVLARVTLAALALLGPALVALRRRWWLLRRNVGLIIAYGLIAIAGCQLCYFNAVMHMEVSAALLLEYTSPVAVVLWLWARRGQRPGSRTVLGAVLCALGLVGVLDLVAGLQVSFIGVLWAAGAMVGAAIYFVLSAADDTGLPPIVLAAGALVVGALGLLAAGVVGIVPMAMSTGPVRYQNLTMPWWLPVALLGLVTCALPYWAGIAASRLLGPRLASFVSLFEVLSALVFAWLLLGELPRPVQLVGGLLVLAGIMTVRSGESAIAAGEGPEAVATAAGLGGHPRHDWRRAARVRATRRAAARARRVQASPVRGPAETTAAAVSRSQPG, from the coding sequence GTGGGTAGCGAGACGGGTACGGCCCAGGGCTCGGGCGGAGCCCGGGCGGCGAGGGTGGCCGGCGGGCCGGCTGCCGGGACGGCGTTGGCGCTGGTGGCGGCCGGGTCGTTCGGGCTTTCCGGGGCGCTCGCCCGCGGGCTGCTGGACTCCGGCTGGACCGCCGGAGCCGCCGTCCTGGCCAGGGTGACGCTCGCGGCACTGGCGCTGCTGGGGCCGGCCCTGGTCGCGCTGCGGCGGCGCTGGTGGCTGCTGCGGCGCAACGTCGGCCTGATCATCGCCTACGGGCTCATCGCCATCGCCGGCTGCCAGCTCTGCTACTTCAACGCCGTCATGCACATGGAGGTCTCCGCGGCACTGCTGCTGGAGTACACCTCGCCGGTGGCCGTGGTGCTGTGGCTGTGGGCCCGGCGGGGCCAGCGGCCGGGGTCGCGCACCGTCCTGGGCGCCGTGCTGTGCGCGCTCGGACTGGTGGGGGTTCTCGACCTGGTCGCCGGCCTGCAGGTGAGCTTCATCGGCGTGCTGTGGGCGGCCGGAGCGATGGTCGGCGCGGCGATCTACTTCGTCCTGTCGGCGGCGGACGACACCGGGCTGCCGCCGATCGTGCTGGCCGCCGGCGCTCTGGTCGTGGGCGCTCTCGGTCTGCTCGCGGCCGGGGTTGTCGGCATCGTGCCGATGGCGATGTCGACGGGGCCGGTCAGGTATCAGAACCTGACGATGCCGTGGTGGCTGCCGGTCGCGCTTCTCGGGCTGGTGACCTGCGCGCTGCCCTACTGGGCCGGGATCGCCGCCAGCCGGCTGCTCGGGCCCCGCCTGGCCTCGTTCGTCTCCCTTTTCGAGGTGCTCTCCGCGCTCGTGTTCGCCTGGCTGCTGCTCGGCGAGCTGCCACGACCAGTCCAGCTGGTCGGCGGCCTGCTCGTCCTGGCCGGCATCATGACCGTCCGCTCCGGCGAGTCGGCCATCGCGGCCGGCGAGGGACCGGAGGCCGTCGCCACGGCGGCCGGCCTCGGTGGGCACCCGCGTCACGACTGGCGCCGGGCAGCCCGCGTCCGGGCCACCCGGCGCGCGGCCGCGCGGGCTCGGCGGGTCCAGGCCAGCCCGGTTCGCGGGCCGGCTGAGACGACGGCCGCGGCGGTCAGCCGAAGTCAGCCGGGCTGA
- a CDS encoding VOC family protein, which produces MITNISLVTSYCLDQEKARDFYVDALGFEVRTDVTMGEGFRWLEVGHPSQPELTITLMIPGPPLDAEAADFYRRQLGKGQLGGLGLKVDDCRKTYEELSAKGVEFVQEPADRPYGVEAVIRDVSGNWLVLVEPKAFSPADFG; this is translated from the coding sequence ATGATCACAAACATCTCGCTGGTGACCAGCTACTGCCTCGACCAGGAGAAGGCTCGCGACTTCTACGTCGACGCGCTCGGCTTCGAGGTCCGCACCGACGTGACCATGGGTGAGGGCTTCCGCTGGCTGGAGGTCGGCCACCCGAGCCAGCCGGAGCTGACGATCACCCTGATGATCCCCGGCCCGCCGCTCGACGCGGAGGCCGCCGACTTCTACCGCCGCCAGCTCGGCAAGGGCCAGCTCGGCGGCCTCGGCCTCAAGGTCGACGACTGCCGCAAGACCTACGAGGAACTGAGCGCCAAGGGCGTCGAGTTCGTCCAGGAGCCGGCCGACCGTCCCTACGGGGTCGAGGCCGTCATCCGCGATGTCTCCGGCAACTGGCTGGTGCTGGTGGAGCCCAAGGCGTTCAGCCCGGCTGACTTCGGCTGA
- a CDS encoding AraC family transcriptional regulator, producing MVTTGTRVVPLELLPHLRRVRDHIDRHYREPLDLDELARVAAVSKYHLVRCFEATYDETPIRYLTRRRIERAQDLLRHANLTITESCMMVGFASLGSFSARFTQLVGESPTAYRDRWAARGAPHVPGCFLFMRGSMDLRGTAGGSDPAGGATGRADR from the coding sequence ATGGTGACGACCGGGACCCGGGTGGTGCCGTTGGAACTGTTGCCACACCTGCGGCGGGTCCGGGACCACATCGACCGGCACTACCGGGAGCCGCTGGACCTCGACGAGCTGGCCAGGGTCGCGGCCGTGTCGAAGTACCACCTGGTCCGCTGCTTCGAGGCCACCTACGACGAGACGCCGATCCGTTACCTGACCCGTCGCCGGATCGAGCGGGCCCAGGACCTGTTGCGCCACGCCAACCTGACCATCACCGAGAGCTGCATGATGGTCGGTTTCGCGAGCCTTGGCTCGTTCTCCGCGCGCTTCACGCAGCTTGTCGGCGAGAGCCCGACGGCCTACCGGGACCGCTGGGCCGCCCGCGGCGCCCCGCATGTTCCCGGCTGCTTCCTGTTCATGCGCGGCTCGATGGACCTGCGCGGCACCGCCGGCGGCAGCGATCCCGCCGGCGGCGCGACCGGCCGTGCCGACCGGTGA
- a CDS encoding TMEM175 family protein: MRTSRLEAFSDGVLAIIITIMVLELKVPEGDTFADLRHTAGKALLSYVLSFVYVGIYWNNHHHMFQLVRQVAGGVLWANLGLLFWLSLFPFTTAWMDETDYARTPVVIYGVNLLFAAIAYFVLQQVIIRGQGAESQLRQAVGRDLKGKLSPLFYLAGILSAQFVSTPHELGVAIAIGCYVLVALSWIVPDRRIDRAVREFGSPD, translated from the coding sequence GTGAGGACCAGCCGGCTGGAGGCCTTCAGCGACGGCGTCCTGGCCATCATCATCACGATCATGGTCCTGGAGCTGAAGGTTCCCGAGGGGGACACGTTCGCCGACCTTCGGCACACCGCAGGCAAGGCCCTGCTCAGCTATGTGCTCAGCTTCGTCTACGTCGGCATCTACTGGAACAACCATCACCACATGTTCCAGCTGGTCCGCCAGGTCGCTGGCGGGGTCCTGTGGGCAAACCTCGGGCTGCTGTTCTGGCTCTCGCTCTTCCCGTTCACCACCGCCTGGATGGACGAGACAGACTACGCCCGCACCCCGGTCGTCATCTACGGGGTGAACCTGCTTTTCGCGGCGATCGCCTATTTCGTCCTGCAACAAGTGATCATCCGCGGCCAAGGGGCTGAGTCCCAGCTCAGGCAGGCTGTCGGCCGGGATCTCAAGGGCAAGCTGTCACCGTTGTTCTACCTTGCCGGCATCCTGTCCGCGCAGTTCGTCAGCACCCCGCACGAGCTCGGTGTCGCGATCGCCATTGGCTGCTACGTCCTCGTCGCCCTCAGCTGGATCGTCCCGGACCGCCGCATCGACCGGGCCGTCCGTGAGTTCGGCTCCCCGGACTGA